A genomic window from Sulfurimonas sp. hsl 1-7 includes:
- a CDS encoding ribonuclease J, with translation MAEENQEVTQQKPQTDRKPNNNRRNNNRRPNTSNKTGDEKTTKPSSNNNNRNRSKGGSRGRRNATVVDENLKSFVTKNQESHKQRLNPHYKLDLNSKAKVRITPLGGLGEIGGNIAVFETENEAILIDVGMSFPDEEMHGVDILIPDFAYLREIKHKIVAVIITHAHEDHIGAMPYLYKEMQFPIYGTPLPLAMIGNKFDEHHLKDCRKYFNPIEKRKVYKIGNDFEIEWMHMTHSIIDSSSLAITTEAGTIIHTGDFKIDHTPVDGYPADLHRLAYYGDKGVLCLLSDSTNSHNPTPTPSELSVAPALDRIFYKAEGRVILSTFSSNIHRVYQAIQYGVKYGRKVCVIGRSMERNIEIAMQYDYIRFPKNIFVDAEEVSRMNDKDVLIVTTGSQGEANSALFRMSIGEHRHIKIKPTDLIVLSSRAIPGNEGSISNMMNFIQRCGAKVAMDRDIHVSGHASIEEQKLMLRLVNPKFFLPIHGEYNHVMKHKETGVLCGVPERNILLMTDGEQIEVAPKYMRKVKTVKTGKTYIDNQNNHEIEDDIVVDRQKLANDGVVMLVVEVSEQEGKMLNKPKVTSFGLVADKRDKAFAKEIEDVLEHFLINMKPGLTSNHKAFEADMRQAVRKHIYRRMKKYPLIVPHTFIH, from the coding sequence ATGGCAGAAGAGAATCAAGAGGTAACACAACAAAAACCTCAGACAGATCGTAAACCAAATAACAATAGAAGAAACAATAATCGTAGACCGAATACTTCTAACAAAACAGGTGATGAAAAAACTACAAAACCTTCATCAAACAACAACAATAGAAACAGAAGCAAAGGTGGCTCAAGAGGGCGTAGAAACGCTACTGTCGTAGATGAAAACCTTAAATCTTTTGTAACAAAAAACCAAGAGTCTCATAAACAAAGACTTAATCCTCACTATAAACTAGATCTAAATTCAAAAGCAAAAGTACGTATCACTCCGCTTGGTGGTTTAGGTGAAATCGGTGGGAATATCGCTGTTTTCGAAACTGAAAACGAAGCAATTTTAATCGACGTAGGGATGAGTTTCCCGGATGAAGAGATGCACGGGGTAGATATCTTAATCCCTGATTTTGCATACCTTAGAGAGATCAAACACAAGATCGTAGCGGTAATCATTACGCACGCTCACGAAGACCACATCGGTGCTATGCCGTACCTTTATAAAGAGATGCAATTCCCTATTTACGGTACTCCGTTACCACTTGCAATGATCGGAAACAAGTTTGACGAGCATCACTTAAAAGATTGTAGAAAATATTTCAACCCGATTGAAAAACGTAAAGTATACAAAATAGGAAACGATTTTGAGATCGAGTGGATGCATATGACTCACTCTATTATTGATTCTTCATCGTTAGCGATCACGACTGAGGCGGGTACTATTATTCACACGGGTGACTTTAAAATAGACCATACTCCAGTTGATGGATATCCGGCAGATTTACACCGTTTAGCATACTATGGTGATAAAGGGGTCCTTTGTCTACTAAGTGACTCTACGAACTCACACAATCCAACTCCGACACCATCGGAGTTAAGTGTTGCTCCGGCGTTAGACCGTATCTTTTACAAAGCTGAGGGGAGGGTTATCCTTTCAACATTCAGCTCAAATATTCACCGTGTATATCAAGCGATTCAGTACGGTGTAAAATATGGACGTAAAGTTTGTGTTATCGGACGTAGTATGGAAAGAAATATAGAGATTGCAATGCAATACGACTATATTAGATTCCCGAAAAATATCTTTGTTGATGCGGAAGAGGTTTCTCGTATGAACGATAAAGATGTTCTTATCGTAACAACGGGTTCTCAAGGTGAAGCAAACTCGGCTCTGTTTAGAATGAGTATCGGTGAGCACAGACATATCAAGATTAAACCGACTGACCTAATCGTACTTTCATCTCGTGCAATTCCAGGAAACGAGGGAAGTATCTCAAATATGATGAACTTCATCCAAAGATGTGGTGCAAAAGTAGCGATGGATAGAGATATTCACGTTTCAGGTCACGCTTCTATCGAAGAGCAAAAACTTATGTTACGTCTTGTAAATCCTAAGTTCTTCTTACCTATTCACGGTGAGTATAACCACGTTATGAAACATAAAGAGACAGGTGTATTATGTGGTGTTCCTGAGAGAAATATTCTTCTTATGACAGACGGTGAGCAGATTGAAGTTGCACCGAAATATATGAGAAAAGTAAAAACTGTTAAAACAGGGAAAACTTACATCGATAACCAAAATAACCATGAGATCGAAGATGATATTGTCGTTGATCGTCAAAAACTTGCAAATGACGGCGTAGTTATGCTTGTAGTTGAAGTGAGTGAGCAAGAAGGGAAAATGTTAAATAAACCAAAAGTAACCTCTTTTGGGCTTGTAGCAGATAAGCGTGATAAAGCATTTGCAAAAGAGATCGAAGATGTATTGGAGCATTTTCTTATCAACATGAAACCGGGACTTACAAGTAACCATAAAGCGTTTGAAGCAGATATGAGACAAGCAGTTCGTAAACACATCTATAGAAGAATGAAAAAGTACCCACTTATCGTTCCACATACTTTTATCCACTAA
- a CDS encoding FAD:protein FMN transferase, with amino-acid sequence MKTFLLFLLTFSFLEATTLMREKILMGTFIGVEVEKEKIDLSKQAFQVAQDIENSISTYKQNSIISKLNRNKMTSLDQYSYEVLAISKKVYKQTEGYFDPTVGSITKDLYKFGEGELIPYPTLLEHKKIALAKVKFNKKFATLDKDLKVDFGGMGKGYAVDKMAQVLKQNGVKKFVIWASGDIRCLETCKIKVNNPFEETPLTEFSTKRDETAISTSGNYNRYVTSVKNNHLIDPKTKRSQQLFISVTLIAEIDNALLDAYATAVSVMPKAKAYSFLQKHNIAYIILENDGSIHISKNISDYVTELSFQDTFKQPKKYERNK; translated from the coding sequence ATGAAAACATTTTTACTTTTTTTATTAACATTCTCATTTCTAGAAGCAACTACCTTAATGAGAGAGAAGATCCTTATGGGTACGTTTATTGGTGTAGAAGTAGAGAAAGAGAAGATTGATCTTTCAAAACAAGCTTTTCAAGTAGCCCAAGATATAGAAAACAGCATCTCAACATATAAACAAAACTCTATAATTTCAAAACTCAACCGTAATAAAATGACTTCTTTAGACCAATACAGCTATGAGGTTTTAGCCATTAGTAAAAAAGTGTATAAGCAGACTGAAGGTTATTTTGATCCAACTGTTGGTTCAATAACAAAAGATTTATATAAATTTGGAGAAGGGGAGTTAATTCCTTATCCGACACTTTTAGAGCATAAAAAGATCGCTCTTGCGAAGGTGAAATTCAATAAAAAGTTTGCAACACTTGATAAAGATCTAAAAGTTGATTTTGGCGGTATGGGCAAAGGGTATGCAGTTGATAAAATGGCGCAGGTATTGAAACAAAATGGGGTTAAAAAGTTTGTCATTTGGGCAAGTGGAGATATACGTTGTTTGGAAACCTGCAAGATTAAAGTAAACAATCCATTTGAAGAGACACCACTGACAGAATTCAGTACTAAAAGAGACGAAACGGCAATTAGTACAAGCGGCAATTACAATAGATATGTAACTTCAGTAAAAAACAATCATCTAATCGATCCAAAAACGAAAAGATCGCAGCAATTATTTATATCTGTAACCTTGATTGCAGAGATTGATAATGCTCTGCTTGATGCTTATGCAACAGCTGTAAGCGTTATGCCCAAAGCAAAAGCATACAGTTTTTTACAAAAACATAATATAGCTTATATTATTTTAGAGAACGACGGTTCAATACACATCAGTAAAAATATTTCCGATTATGTCACAGAGCTAAGCTTTCAAGATACTTTTAAACAGCCAAAAAAATATGAGCGGAATAAATAA
- a CDS encoding FMN-binding protein codes for MKLLILFLSALQLSAGMLLSPQEILKSNFGSDATIIEKNIILKKAQKQAVQKAAQQKLNSSIVRTYKVSKGSEHLAYAILLSNKIRSKNGVYLYTINAQDVLESIEVVAFNEPLEYMPNDTWKKQFANTDTTQHLNIPKNISTITGATLSARSITESANVAMQIYNVVLKAQK; via the coding sequence ATGAAACTTCTTATCCTATTTTTATCCGCACTGCAACTCAGTGCGGGGATGCTACTCTCACCTCAAGAGATTTTAAAAAGCAATTTCGGTAGTGATGCAACAATTATAGAAAAAAACATTATTTTAAAAAAAGCACAAAAACAAGCGGTTCAAAAAGCTGCACAACAAAAACTGAACTCTTCCATAGTGCGTACTTACAAAGTTTCTAAGGGCTCAGAACATCTTGCTTATGCTATTTTACTCTCAAACAAGATCCGCTCAAAAAACGGTGTTTATCTTTATACAATCAACGCACAAGATGTTTTAGAATCAATCGAGGTTGTCGCATTTAATGAACCTTTAGAATATATGCCAAACGATACATGGAAAAAGCAATTTGCAAATACCGATACAACTCAACACCTAAACATTCCAAAAAACATCTCTACTATTACCGGTGCTACTCTTAGTGCCAGAAGTATCACTGAAAGTGCAAATGTAGCAATGCAGATATATAACGTTGTTTTAAAGGCTCAAAAGTGA